The genomic stretch GGCGGCACAGTTGGAGACGTCTGCGCAGATGACTTCAACAGTTTCTGTGAACATCAAGGTTATGTGAACCTTTTCTCCAAGGGCTATGGCTCGTGCCTGATCAGTGATTGTGTGTCTGATCAAGAAATTTACAGTATGGCAGTTCGGGAGGTAGAGCTGGATTGAAAAGCGCTAATTCGGGCAGCCACATTAATCACCATGCACGGCAAATGTACACATCTGGAAGAATGGCCTCTTAAGGTGGATGGCAACTTGAATGACTGGTTCACATATGTCTTTGGAGATTCAAGTACTAGCCCGGCGATGCAGACTGCTACGGAAACGACTGGTGGTAATGTTGCTATTTCGTTCGAGCCATCGACAGACCAGCCTACACCAACCACGGAACCAAGTTCGACAGATGCTGGTACTTCAGCAAAACCGAGTAGCAATGCTGCAAATACCTCAACTTCAGCAGCAAATAGCTCTCCACCGCAACAATCATCGCAGTCAGGCGACGGACCTCCAGCTGCTATCCCCGCAAATCCGACAGAGACTACCGTATCGACAGACCAAGGCCAACCTACGACTGCACCTGCATCAGCGTCAAATAACGATCAACCAGGCCAAAGTTCTGGACAGGCAAATACAGATACCGCCCACGCACATGCCCAACCCACGACCACTTTCGGCCCCAACAACTCAACTACCGGTCCTGCAGACCCGCCAGCATTCGGTACGGCCACCATCGCCGGAACAGCAGCTGGCGGCACAGTCGGCCTCGCCCTCATCGCCGGTCTGATCTACTTCCTCATGCGCCGCCGCGAACGCAAAGTCTTCAAGCCCTCTCCAGCAAACATGTGGGATCCGACACACAACACCGACCGCAAGCCCACTCTCCCCGTCCTCCAAGACGACACAAATTACAATCGATACAGCGAAGCCACGCAGCCCCAGATGAACAAAGCCGAACTCTACAGTAACGCTCTACTGCCTCCCCCACAGCAAACACCCATCCATAACGCATTCAAGACCCCAGACCCAGGATACCCTCACGATGGAGGAGCTGCAGGAGCTAACCGTTACTATCAACCACCCCCTCAGAACCAGCACCACGGAAACTTCGACACCAGATTCCCCGAACTACCCGCTCATCCCACCCATCAACCCATGTCATCGCCTACATCCCCCGTCTCAAGCTTGTCAACACCACACATCTGGACCGCCGCAAACACCCCGACTTTTCGCCTCAGCAACCCGGATGCGCGCAGTGACGGCGTGAGGAGTCCTGTCAGCGAGTTGGGTGCAAATGAGGTGTTGCAGTCTACAAGGTCAGCGGAGTTGAGTGGAGAGGAGATTCGTGCTGGTAATAGTGCGACGACGCCTGTGGAGTTGCATGAGGAGAGTTTGAAGCCGGAGAGGGTTGGGCTGAGGAAGAGTGGGGGTGGTGGGGGGTCTGGGGCTGTGGAGATGGAGGGAGAGGGTATGAGGAATGGGAATGGGGGAAGTAAGGCGGGGGTTTCTACGAACTTCTAAAGGGGTGCGGTGTATAGGAGGGAATTTCTTTCTTCTACGGGACTACGGTACCTATATTTCGTGTACGAACAGTGCATCATGGAATTTCATGGAAGTTCTGTCAAGCTTTCCGAGCTTACCTCCGTGATGGGGGGATTTTGCGGAGTCGGCGGAGTGGATTAATGGGTTACGAACTTAGATTCCTGAATAACGTGGGCGAGGGAAGGTAGATACCATCCCACTTTCTCCTTCCTTTCCTCCTCGTTTCTTAATCAGTACAGATAGTAGATTGATTTCTCTTCTAATAATAAAATCCTGCCACTCACACGTGTTGGCATTTCTTTTCCTTAAAACTATCGTATCACCTCCTAGTTGTCACTAAACCCACCCAACCTAAACTCTCAGCCTTCCCAGTACCACACCCGTGTCACCACCCTCGACCTCTCGTACAACGTCCCTACCATAGCCGCACGCAGTGTACCACATTTGCGCAACACCAACGCGTTCCAGTCATACCATGTATGTTTTCCATAAGTATTGACGGGTAGGATTACGGCGCGGCTACTGCATGAGGTGGACTACCAGGGGATATGGGGGATAGAGGTATGGGGTTTAGGTGTTTGTTTTTTTGT from Pyrenophora tritici-repentis strain M4 chromosome 1, whole genome shotgun sequence encodes the following:
- a CDS encoding Tymo-45kd-70kd multi-domain protein: MIKAVIVTLVLLVAMTAGLDCSNPSNVILPDCTKGCIAGGTVGDVCADDFNSFCEHQGYVNLFSKGYGSCLISDCVSDQEIYTTLITMHGKCTHLEEWPLKVDGNLNDWFTYVFGDSSTSPAMQTATETTGGNVAISFEPSTDQPTPTTEPSSTDAGTSAKPSSNAANTSTSAANSSPPQQSSQSGDGPPAAIPANPTETTVSTDQGQPTTAPASASNNDQPGQNPPAFGTATIAGTAAGGTVGLALIAGLIYFLMRRRERKVFKPSPANMWDPTHNTDRKPTLPVLQDDTNYNRYSEATQPQMNKAELYSNALLPPPQQTPIHNAFKTPDPGYPHDGGAAGANRYYQPPPQNQHHGNFDTRFPELPAHPTHQPMSSPTSPVSSLSTPHIWTAANTPTFRLSNPDARSDGVRSPVSELGANEVLQSTRSAELSGEEIRAGNSATTPVELHEESLKPEREWEWGK